The Lycium ferocissimum isolate CSIRO_LF1 chromosome 8, AGI_CSIRO_Lferr_CH_V1, whole genome shotgun sequence DNA segment AGAAGTTTCGGTAGTTTTGAGAGAAGATTTTAGCAAAAATAATGCATGTGGAGTTGCAACCAAGGGTGTGGCCTGgttggtcaatgaagtgggagAAGAACCATGGGGTCTCAAGTTCAAATTCCAAAGAAagacaaaaacactaggtgatctcTACCCATCTGTCTATGTCTACGCCTTTGGTGTACAGAGTTACCCAATACCTGTTGCTGATGGGAGGTGGCAGGAACCCTTGATGTTAGTCGTGGTGTGTGCGAGTTGGCCCTGGCACCATGATTatcagaaagaaaaaataagtaaatgtTGGAAGAAATACCTAGATGTATTGCTGTTAAATGCATGTATTTGAATGTTGTTGAGGTAGCGTCATAAATTAGAGTGACAACAACGGCAACAACATGCTCAGTATAATCCCCATCaggtgaaaaaaagaaaaaagggaatgTAAAAGCATCTAGATGCAGAGTTTGTGCAGGGAGGTATAATATGGTGCGTTACGTGGAGAGCATGGGCATGCATGACCGTGCACGTGAATTTCCATTCGTTAATGAGTAGAAGACAACAACTATTCTCTTTAGAGAAGTTTCGGAAGTTTTGAGAGAGAAAATTTTAGCAAAAATAACGCGTGTGGAGTTGCaaccaagggtgtggcctagttggtcaatgaagtgggagAAGAATCATGAGGTCTCAAGTTCAAATTCCAGAAAAGACAAAAACACTGGGTGATTTCGACCTATCTATctaagccttggtggacagagttacctgttgttggtgggaggtggcaGGTATCTGTTGGGATTAGTCAAAGTGCGCGCAAAGACACCAcagtttttaaaagaaaattgtaaAATTGTGGAACTGTTGGGAGAAAAGTCTAGGTGTGTTGCTGTTAAATGCATGTATTTGAATGTTTGTTGAGGCTAGCGTCATAAATTAgggtgaaagaaagaaagaaagggaatgTGAAAGCATCTAGAATTCTAGATGCAGAGTTTGCGAAGGGAGGTATAATATGGTGCGTTATGTGAAGAGCATGGGCATGCATGACCGTGCACGTGAATTTTAGGAAATTCGTTAATGGGTAGAAGACGACAAATATTCTCTTTTCGCTAGTTTTGAAAGAGAAACTTTAGCACAATAATGCGTGTGGAGTTcacatgagttaaaaaaaaaaaaaaaaaaaggatgttaATAAATTGGAAAGCTTTCACAAGTTTTGAGAGGTACGTAAATGGACTGTTTCTAGCCGTTTAATGTGTCTAACGGTTTTTGTATCCTCGTGCACGTGGACCATGTAAACCTACTAGATCAATATAAAATTGAGTGTAACACTAACAGCTTAAAAgatgaaagaattgaatttatcATCCATAAGGCGATAAATATCATAATTATGCCGTGAAGGACTGGCGGGAAACCAGGCATTTAGTTTATTCTCAGGCTTTTAGCTAAGTGCCAGCAGGGATTAATATCCCCACTATGTTCACATGAAGATCTTGTTATATGGAAATGGACATGCAAGAAGTTTGGTCCAGGGCCTGTCACATAGTGTCTGCTTATTGCATCTAATGCTTTAGTTGACTCATTAGCAGAGCAAGGCCCAGATTGGGCAAGCTATTTGAATCTAGTATTCAGAAAGTCCCTTGAGAGTTCATTGCATAGGGGCAAAATCCTTTTATTTGCTTGAAGCTAGACTTTGGACGTTTCCGGTGAGTATTTTACGCCACTGGTCAGATAGTTGATGCTCTTTTTTGAACTATCAATTGTTTCCAAAGTTTCTTGTGTTTGTACTTTCTATTTTTCCAAATAATTTACAAGGTTATACTTTCTTTTTGTCAAATAGGATGTTATATATAAGTAAATTTCATTCTGCTTCCACTGAATGGAAGGTCAGACTTCACCATCTTTTATTACACAGATGACAAGGCTGGATCAAATAAGAGATTGAAACCTTCTTATGTAGCTTCATTTATCTAGAGATATAGTTGTCTTTGACAGGTCTGTTAGATACGATTAATATCCAATTTGATGGTTAAGTATTCATCCTCTATTTTACGAACGGAAAGGCCTTCCCATTCTGAATAAGAATGAGTCTTTCAACTAGACGGCTTCTTTGGATGggtttgagagagagagagatagttGGTCTAATAACTAGTTTGACTTCCTTGTATCCTAAAACGAGGACAATGTATTATGTCATAGTGTTATCAAAGGTGAAAAACACGTAAAAGCGTCCAtcggggctttaagcgcaaagctTGAGCTTCAATGAAGAGAGGCACAaataagaaaagtaaaaaagtttTGTAGTTTAGGAATTACAGCTATAGGCATAGATAACAAATATATCTAGTGTCCTCTCCAGGAAAACTCCATTGGCAGCCTGATAAAAACAAAACTCCATGGGGATGAGACATATGCCCTGGAGCCTTGGTGACTGCGATGAAGCACTCACTTAGTGAGGCGAAGCATTTTGCCTGCTTTGCACTAGCTTTAGGATTTAAACGTGCTATAAACGAGCCTTTGACAACATTATATTGTAGGAGTTCCAAGTTAATTATACAGAACtataggggttgtttggtttggAGACAAGTTATACATGGATTAGTAATGCTAGGATTAGTAATTCGTGGATTGTTTCTTGTCGAATGTTTGATTTATTGTAACAAAAGAAATTTGAGGCTGTAGAGGCATCTTTGTCTGTTTAATCATGTATTACTAATAATATATTGTTATTCCACATTCTACCCTGcataaattaataaatagaTTCTCACATAAGAGGCAAAATTACAACCAAACAAGGTACAAGTTATGCTGAATTTAGTTAGGAGATTAATGCTCCTTGTTGAAGCAACTAAATCATGTATGAGTTACCCTATAATTAATGAGGGCACTAATTCTCCTTATTTGTACAACCAAACGACTCCTAAGTACAGATAGAGCTGAAAGTGTAGCAAGTCGAGGAATCATGTATAATgtcaatattatttttttccgtCATAACAATAACATGTCCATATAGCCAAGAGTATATAAATATAGGAAGGTCGTGTGAAAAACAACAATTGCAGAATTAGACAATTAATATACTGCTAAGTTAAATGCTTCTCTTGCATATTCTTAAACAACAAATTTAGGAGTTCTAATGGGGGATGCTAGGGATCTTTTCATGGCTGATTCGCATAGCTATTAAGTATTAGTCTAGAGCTGCAGTTgggaaaactctagaaatatATAGTTGGGAAAAGACATGAGTTCCACCTGAACTTGTCTGGAAAAGTCACTTACACACTTCATCTTCGCGGGGGACCTTTTACCCCCTTATTCTTGTTCGAAGTGTAATTATTACCTCCCTAAAAATAAAGAACCACTTTTCCAGTAGGCAGTGTTTCACACGCTCCTGCACATCAGAGCTATGTAGATGCCAactaatttattcatttttgcttctttttttcccACTTCATCTTTCTCCCTCTTCCCTAACACCCGCCAACGCCCCTCTTCTGTCATGAaacaccaaacatattctaaTACCTACTTTAGAAAAACTCTATTTCCCTCAGTTCCTTCTCTTTGAAATTCAGTACGAGTAATTTTTACATTGAAACATTGACATTGTTGAACGTGAATGTAACAATTTTAGTAACCCAGGTGCTCCTTCATTCCACATCATGTGAGGACCTTATGTTTCTTGTGTTCATAATATCTCCAAAGTCTCACCCTCTTCTATTCCTCTGAACTAGTTTGAACCTTCCACACGCAATCAACGCTTCTCCTCTCTACTTCATAAATATTCATTTCCGTATTTTGAAAGGTATCTTTATTAatcattatccaaaaaaaaaaaaaaaaaaaaattcattttcttaAGTTGATATTTGATAATGTTTTTACCGGAAAAAGCATTTACTGGCAGTTATCTACTGGAAACTTTTCCGGCCAAACCCAACTGctttatttctttatcttttctttctagctcgttctcctttttttttattttttatgttttgtgtGTGCGTGTCTCAAAACCTCTTATCTAAGCATCAAAGATGCCGTAATTTTTATATCTTTCACCATTATAATGGCGTACCAGCTCCTTACTGCTAACTCAGACTTCTCCTCCTCTGTGAAACCCTTCTTAAATAAGGGGTGGGGATGGGGGGTTGGGGTGAGGGGGACTCggttaaaaaaagaagaaaaagttttttCGAGGAGAAATGATTGAGGTCGATTTTCGCTGCTGGTTCATAAAGTTGGGATCTTTCGTTTGGAATTGCAGGGAAGAAGGCAAGGAAGGATAaacataatatttaattgaCTAATGATATCCAATTAGAAAGTGACAGTTCTGCAATCTAATTCGTGTTGAACTTATTTTATGATTGCTCACGCACCTTCAAGAATGTGCAAACACTTTCTCTACCACATCACCTCTCAAGGGGGGTAATTAATATACTTTAAACAAGAATAAGGGGGTAAAAGGTCACCCACAAAGATGAAGTGTGTAAGTGACTTTTCCGGACAAAGTTTAGGGTGGAACTTATGTCTTTTCCCTAGTATAAATGTCTTTATTGTTTATAAATGTCTTTATTGTTTTAAGGAGCATTGAATATCCAATAATTTCCTTTTAATGTGAAAAGGTTAGATGCAATTCATCACGAGCGCATTTACCTTTGATTGCTACCTTCAGAAAGTATAGTGCATAAATGCCATAGTTTTTTAAGCATCTTTGGAATGTTTTATTCCTCCACCAAATTAGTAGCATACAGAGAGATTGAAGGATTAATGGTTGGCGTTTGTATAATTTCCTTTTAATTGGAGTGCTTGAATTGAAGGTAGTGCATGATTTGGCGCACGCACCTTCTAGTGGGTTTGGGTTGGATTTGAGTTTGCTACCAACATATCATTCCTGACCATCCACTGAGCCTATTAAGCTCATTTTAAGTAGAACTAAACTTATTAATGGTGCTTGTTTTGTTCACTGTTTTTTTAGTAAGTGCAAAAACAGTGAACAAAAAACAAGGACCATTTCACATCAATAGTAACTGCTGTTGTTACTGAGGCAGGCAGGGTCTATCAAAACCATATTACTGTTATTATGATAAATACCATGATTCTTATACCATGACACTTGGAAGTGtgtatttctctcttttttttaattggatCCCACCTTATAATGTAAATTTAATTAACCAACCTTCCAACCTGCTAAATTGCTTAATACTTGTAGCTTCCATAATATATCACTTGTCAGCTTAAATTTTCGTTTAAACTACTACTACAGCTGTCGAATACTGTGGCGCCGCTTTTAATGCCATTCTTATTATGTGATTGAGGTGAATCGTTGAATCATTGCAATGTTGTAACAGTTCTATCAACTCTATAATTGTTTCCTTCTTTTAATTTTGAGATTAAATATTTCTTGACACTTCTATTCCAGCCTTACTTTTTAGCTTCCTTGCTATTCCTTGTTTGATGCTCGATAATATCCTTAACCCTTCCAATCCATAGTTCTGTTGTTTGGTGTTGTGATGATGTTAAGGATCACGTCCTATGATGAACTTGTTGGCAAAATCATAATTTGTCTTTTTTCTACCTGTTGGTGTTGTAGGTTACTGCACAGTTGCTTTGGGGGCTGAAAGTTTCAAGCATAGGTTTTAAACTCCAGGAGGCTTGTTTGACAACAGACCAAATTTCACTTTGTAATCATGCCGTCAAGATCTTGTGCtaatcttttggacatggcatcTGGAGACATACTAGATATACCTCAGACACCTAGAGCTCTTCCACGTGTGATGACAGTTCCTGGAATCATCGCAGATGGTTATGGAAGCAATGATGGTGATTCAGATAGTATGTCGTCCTCGTATCGAGAACGAAAAATTGTTGTAGCAAACATGCTGCCTTTGCATGCTCGAAGGGATGCAGCAGCTGACAAGTGGTTCTTCAGTTTGGATGAGGATTCTCTTTTATTGCAATTGAAGGATGGGTTTTCTCCTGAAACTGAGGTTGTCTATGTGGGTTCTCTCAAGGTTGATGTGGAGCCTAGTGAACAGGAGGAAGTTGCTCAGCGACTTCTTGAGGAGTTCAAGTGTGTGCCTACTTTTGTACCCCATGACATCCAGGAAAAGTTTTATCACGGCTTCTGTAAGCAGCAACTTTGGCCTCTTTTCCACTACATGCTTCCAATGTGTCCTGATCATGGAGATCGTTTTGACCGGCAGATGTGGCAAGCTTATGTCTCTGCAAATAAAATTTTCGCTGATAAGGTTATGGAAGTGGTTAATCCTGAGGATGATTATATCTGGATTCAAGATTATCACCTCATGGTTCTCCCAACATTTTTGAGGAAGCGCTACCATCGTGTCAAGCTAGGTTTCTTTCTTCATAGCCCATTTCCTTCGTCAGAAATTTACCGAACTCTTCCCGTTAGGGATGAAATTCTGAAAGGGTTGTTAAATTGCGACCTCATTGGCTTTCATACCTTCGATTATGCACGTCACTTTCTGTCATGCTGCAGTCGAATGTTGGGTCTAGATTATGAATCTAAACGAGGACATATTGGACTTGATTATTTCGGCCGTACAGTCTACATTAAAATTCTGCCAGTGGGCATACATATGGGTCGACTAGAGTCTGTGATGAATTTTTCTTCTACTTTTGATAAAGCTAAAGAAGTTCAAGAACAGTTCAAGGGGAAGAAGGTAATTCTAGGTGTGGATGATATGGATATCTTTAAAGGTATTAGTCTGAAATTGCTAGCATTTGAGTACCTACTACAGCAGGACCAGACCTTGCAGGGGAAACTTGTTCTTGTTCAAATAGTAAATCCCGCTCGTAGCTCGGGCAAAGATGTTCAGGAAGCAAAGAGGGAGACATATTCAACTGTTGAAAGGATCAACCAGATTTACGGTACATCTGATTACAAGCCTGTAATTTTGATTGATCGTCCAGTTCCTCGCTGTGAGAAAACTGCATACTATGCTGTTGCTGAATGCTGCCTAGTGAATGCTGTGAGGGATGGAATGAATTTAGTGCCTTACAAGTATATTGTTTGCAGGCAAGGTTCTCCTGGTATGGATGATGCCATGGGTATCAAAACTGATTCTCCAAGGACTAGCATGCTTGTTGTGTCAGAATTTATTGGTTGTTCCCCATCTCTGAGTGGAGCTATTAGGGTAAATCCATGGGATATTGAAGCTGTGGCTGAGGCTTTAAATGTGGCCATTACGATGTCTGATTCCGAGAAACAACTTCGTCATGAGAAGCACTACCGCTATGTAAGCTCTCATGATGTAGCTTACTGGGCTCGTAGCTTTATGCAGGATTTGGAAAGAGCTTGCAAAGATCATTATAGTAAGCGTTGCTGGGGTATTGGTCTAGGCCTGGGCTTCAGAGTTATTGCGCTTTCTCCGAGTTTTAGAAAGTTGTCTATTGATCACATGGTCTCCTCCTATAGGAGGACACAGAGAAGGGCAATATTCTTGGACTATGATGGCACTGTTGTACCTCAGTCATCATTGATTAAAGCTCCAAGCGCTGAAGTTATCACACTGTTGAATGATTTAAGCAATGATCCCAAAAACACAGTGTATATTGTTAGTGGCAGAGGAAGGAGGTCATTAAGCGAATGGCTGGCACCATGTGAAAGGCTCGGCATAGCTGCTGAACATGGGTATTTCATACGGTATGGAGCTAACCCCTTTTGACTTGTATGGATGTTTTGTGTAAAACATGACAGTCCTTTCTTGCAGTTTCCTATATCTTCTCAGTTAAAATTTTGTGTTGAAGTTTTCCTTGGATACCTTGTTTTCCTTGGATACCTTCATGCTAACCAGATTTCTATCATGTGCAGGGGTAGTAAAACTTCGGATTGGGAATGTTTGGTTTCTGATCTTGACTGGAAACCAATTGTGGAACCTGTGATGAAACTTTACACAGAAGCAACTGATGGATCATATATCGAACCTAAAGAGAGTGCTTTGGTGTGGCACCATCAGGATGCAGACCCAGACTTTGGCTCCTGTCAGGCCAAGGAATTGTTGGATCATTTGGAAAATGTACTTTCAAATGAACCTGCAGTTGTTAAGAGGGGCCAACATATTGTCGAAGTCAAGCCACAAGTAAGACCTTCCTCCCTCGTGTATTTGTGTCTGATGCAGATACAGACATTTGCATGTTGCATTATGCTCTTCGAAGGTTTTTACTTGTTTGTGCCTATTTGCAGGGTGTTACTAAAGGATTAGTGGCGCAAAAGGTTCTCTCAATGATGGTAGATAGCGGGAATCCACCTGATTTTGTTATGTGCATTGGAGACGATAGATCAGATGAGGACATGTTTGAGAGCATATTAAGCAGTGTATCCAGTCCGTCTGTCACTGCTGCCCCAGATATCTTTGCCTGCACTGTTGGGCAAAAGCCAAGCAAAGCCAAGTATTACCTCGATGATACTTCTGATGTTCTTAGACTGCTTCAAGGCCTTGCTAATGCGTCTTGTCCAAAGCCAAGACATACTGCTCATTTCCAGGTTGCGTTTGGTGCTGTTCTGTGAGAAGGCAAAGTAGTTGGTGGCACATGTACATGGTTTTACTTATGGAGTTTATCCTTTTATCAATCTTAACTTAATGTGATGCATGGCTGGACTCTAGCCTGACTGTTTCCTGGTTATGCTGCATTCAGGGCTTGAAATTCCCGTTGATGCAGGCTAATTTTTCTGTAGATTTCATCGTCGGTGAAAAACTTTTCTTAGAAGTACAGTTTTGCAGTAGTCATGATGGCTGCCCTGAATGTGATTAACAAACACCATTGCGTTGTATAGATGCTTTTATCTCTTTAGTATAATGGCAGTTCGGTTTAAGTTTTACCTTAGTGGAAGCTGCTACCATTGCTTGATACGTTTTGTGTCAAATGAGTTTGGCAGGACATGTATATAGTACCATACTTTTCTGGAATGCGATATCGAAATGTTATTAGTTCAGTTCTGTTTTCCTACTGTAAATAATCCGATACTGCTATTTGATC contains these protein-coding regions:
- the LOC132067361 gene encoding probable alpha,alpha-trehalose-phosphate synthase [UDP-forming] 9, which codes for MPSRSCANLLDMASGDILDIPQTPRALPRVMTVPGIIADGYGSNDGDSDSMSSSYRERKIVVANMLPLHARRDAAADKWFFSLDEDSLLLQLKDGFSPETEVVYVGSLKVDVEPSEQEEVAQRLLEEFKCVPTFVPHDIQEKFYHGFCKQQLWPLFHYMLPMCPDHGDRFDRQMWQAYVSANKIFADKVMEVVNPEDDYIWIQDYHLMVLPTFLRKRYHRVKLGFFLHSPFPSSEIYRTLPVRDEILKGLLNCDLIGFHTFDYARHFLSCCSRMLGLDYESKRGHIGLDYFGRTVYIKILPVGIHMGRLESVMNFSSTFDKAKEVQEQFKGKKVILGVDDMDIFKGISLKLLAFEYLLQQDQTLQGKLVLVQIVNPARSSGKDVQEAKRETYSTVERINQIYGTSDYKPVILIDRPVPRCEKTAYYAVAECCLVNAVRDGMNLVPYKYIVCRQGSPGMDDAMGIKTDSPRTSMLVVSEFIGCSPSLSGAIRVNPWDIEAVAEALNVAITMSDSEKQLRHEKHYRYVSSHDVAYWARSFMQDLERACKDHYSKRCWGIGLGLGFRVIALSPSFRKLSIDHMVSSYRRTQRRAIFLDYDGTVVPQSSLIKAPSAEVITLLNDLSNDPKNTVYIVSGRGRRSLSEWLAPCERLGIAAEHGYFIRGSKTSDWECLVSDLDWKPIVEPVMKLYTEATDGSYIEPKESALVWHHQDADPDFGSCQAKELLDHLENVLSNEPAVVKRGQHIVEVKPQGVTKGLVAQKVLSMMVDSGNPPDFVMCIGDDRSDEDMFESILSSVSSPSVTAAPDIFACTVGQKPSKAKYYLDDTSDVLRLLQGLANASCPKPRHTAHFQVAFGAVL